The following proteins are encoded in a genomic region of Bosea beijingensis:
- a CDS encoding HlyD family secretion protein: MLELLVCALFTILPDYLYRRFAQGKRFGHEITLFSVWFELRWGIVTCVMLTVGLITVIFYNHPSTTSATVFFRTVPIVPEVNGRVAEVHVGVSQAVAKGDLLFTLDNKTQTAAVEASRRKVAEADAAIAVAKADILANEGKIQEARSSLQQALDELRTKTELQRRNENVVAAREIERLENIVAGREAAVSSATAARDAEQTRIATLLPAQRASAEAALGQAEVELQKTVVRAGFNGRVEQFTLRVGDVVNPFMRPAGILIPEEAGRGRLLAGFNQIEAQVMKVGMVAEVTCISKPWVIIPMVVTGVQDFIAAGQVRSGEQLLDAQQVVRPGTILVLLEPLYQGGLDGVTPGSSCVANAYSNNQDIIAAKETGTLRRIALHAVDATGLVHAVLLRIQALVLPVKTLVFGGH, translated from the coding sequence ATGCTTGAGCTTCTCGTCTGCGCGCTGTTCACCATCCTTCCCGACTATCTCTATCGCCGTTTCGCGCAGGGCAAGCGCTTTGGCCACGAGATCACGCTGTTCTCGGTCTGGTTCGAACTGCGCTGGGGCATCGTCACCTGCGTCATGCTGACGGTCGGCCTCATCACGGTGATCTTCTACAATCACCCGTCGACGACGAGTGCGACGGTGTTCTTCCGGACGGTTCCGATCGTCCCGGAGGTCAATGGCCGCGTCGCCGAGGTCCATGTCGGCGTCAGTCAGGCGGTCGCCAAGGGCGACCTGCTGTTCACGCTGGACAACAAGACCCAGACCGCGGCCGTCGAGGCGTCGCGCCGCAAGGTCGCCGAGGCGGATGCCGCGATCGCCGTCGCGAAGGCGGACATCCTCGCCAACGAAGGCAAGATCCAGGAGGCCAGGAGTTCCCTGCAGCAGGCTCTGGATGAACTGCGCACCAAGACCGAGCTGCAGCGACGCAATGAGAACGTCGTCGCCGCCCGCGAGATCGAGCGGCTCGAGAACATCGTCGCGGGGCGCGAGGCCGCTGTTTCCTCGGCGACGGCCGCAAGGGATGCCGAGCAGACCAGGATCGCCACGTTGCTTCCTGCCCAGCGCGCCAGCGCCGAGGCCGCGCTCGGCCAGGCCGAAGTCGAGCTTCAGAAGACGGTGGTGCGGGCCGGCTTCAACGGGCGGGTGGAGCAGTTCACGCTGCGGGTCGGCGATGTCGTCAACCCGTTCATGCGACCGGCCGGCATCCTCATCCCGGAGGAGGCGGGTCGCGGACGGCTTCTGGCCGGATTCAACCAGATCGAGGCACAGGTGATGAAGGTCGGCATGGTCGCCGAAGTCACCTGCATCTCGAAGCCCTGGGTGATCATCCCGATGGTGGTGACCGGCGTGCAGGACTTCATCGCCGCGGGCCAGGTCAGGAGCGGCGAACAACTGCTCGATGCACAGCAGGTGGTCCGCCCCGGAACCATCCTGGTCTTGCTGGAGCCGCTCTATCAGGGCGGGCTCGACGGCGTGACGCCCGGCAGTAGCTGCGTTGCCAATGCCTATAGCAACAACCAGGATATCATCGCGGCGAAGGAGACCGGCACGTTGCGCCGTATCGCGCTCCACGCCGTCGATGCGACCGGCCTGGTTCACGCGGTGCTGCTGCGCATCCAGGCGCTGGTGCTGCCGGTCAAGACCCTCGTCTTCGGCGGGCACTGA
- a CDS encoding SulP family inorganic anion transporter — protein sequence MTRSHLRSEWAPNITRELLAGTVVALALIPEAIAFSIIAGVDPKVGLYASFCIAVITAIAGGRPAMISAATGAMALVMTTLVKQHGLEYLLAATLLTGLFQIVAAILKLGNLMRFVSRSVVTGFVNALAILIFLAQMPELLGRGPIVYAMTAAGLAIIYLLPRLTRAIPSPLVTIVVMTAISMYFGLGIRTVGDMGALPSELPIFALPQVPLTLETLKIITPYALTLAMVGLLESLMTAAIVDEMTDTTSDKNRECAGQGLANIVAGCFGGMAGCAMIGQSVINVSSGGRGRLSTLWAGGFLLFLIVVLGPYVAQIPMAALVAVMIMVSINTFQWRSVKALLIHPKSSSIVMLGTVAVVVATHDLAKGALFGVVLSGLFFAHKVTRFFAVASERAGDERVYRVGGQIFFATAEAFHAAFDFREEEVRKVVIDLSAAHFWDITAINALDRVVLKFRHHEISVEIVGMNQATATMVERLAVHDKSDGKLAAGH from the coding sequence ATGACCCGATCTCATCTGCGGAGCGAATGGGCTCCGAATATCACGCGCGAGCTTCTCGCCGGTACCGTCGTCGCGCTCGCCCTGATCCCGGAAGCCATCGCCTTCTCGATCATCGCTGGTGTCGATCCGAAGGTGGGGCTCTATGCCTCCTTCTGCATCGCCGTCATCACCGCAATCGCCGGCGGGCGTCCGGCCATGATCTCGGCTGCGACCGGCGCCATGGCGCTGGTGATGACCACGCTGGTGAAGCAGCACGGCCTCGAATACCTGCTGGCGGCGACGCTCCTCACCGGCCTCTTCCAGATCGTCGCCGCCATCCTGAAGCTCGGCAACCTGATGCGCTTCGTCTCGCGCTCCGTCGTGACCGGCTTCGTCAATGCGCTCGCAATTCTGATCTTCCTCGCCCAGATGCCCGAGCTCCTCGGGCGCGGTCCGATCGTCTACGCGATGACCGCGGCGGGGCTGGCGATCATCTACCTGCTGCCGCGGTTGACCCGGGCCATCCCTTCGCCGCTCGTCACGATCGTGGTGATGACCGCGATCTCGATGTATTTCGGCCTCGGTATCCGCACGGTCGGCGACATGGGCGCGCTGCCGAGCGAGCTGCCCATCTTCGCGCTGCCACAGGTGCCGCTCACTCTGGAGACGCTGAAGATCATCACGCCCTATGCCCTGACGCTTGCCATGGTCGGCCTGCTCGAAAGCCTGATGACAGCGGCGATCGTCGACGAGATGACCGACACGACATCCGACAAGAACCGCGAATGCGCCGGCCAGGGCCTCGCCAACATTGTTGCCGGCTGCTTCGGCGGCATGGCGGGCTGCGCGATGATCGGGCAATCCGTGATCAACGTCTCATCGGGTGGGCGTGGCCGCCTTTCTACCCTGTGGGCCGGCGGCTTCCTGCTGTTCCTGATCGTCGTACTCGGGCCCTATGTCGCCCAGATTCCGATGGCCGCGCTGGTCGCGGTGATGATCATGGTCTCGATCAACACCTTCCAATGGCGTTCTGTGAAGGCGCTGCTGATCCACCCCAAAAGCTCCAGCATCGTCATGCTGGGCACCGTCGCGGTCGTCGTCGCCACGCATGACCTCGCCAAGGGCGCGCTCTTCGGCGTGGTCCTGAGCGGGCTGTTCTTCGCCCACAAGGTGACACGGTTCTTCGCCGTCGCCTCCGAGCGCGCCGGCGACGAGCGTGTCTATCGTGTCGGCGGGCAGATTTTCTTCGCCACCGCCGAGGCTTTCCATGCCGCCTTCGACTTCCGCGAAGAGGAGGTAAGGAAGGTCGTGATCGACCTGAGCGCCGCGCATTTCTGGGATATCACCGCGATCAATGCCCTCGATCGCGTCGTGCTCAAGTTCCGGCATCACGAGATCTCCGTCGAGATCGTCGGCATGAACCAGGCGACCGCGACGATGGTCGAGCGTCTCGCCGTCCACGACAAGAGCGACGGAAAGCTCGCGGCAGGTCATTGA
- a CDS encoding GFA family protein: MDRFTGGCRCGDIRFVASGRPYRVGICHCLDCRKYHGALFHASAIFPEDAVTIEGEARGYDGRFFCPRCGSPVFGRSKDEVEINLGSLDAPDQFVPTYELWTIRRESWLPPFPLRNRYERNRDSAGRFED; this comes from the coding sequence ATGGACCGTTTCACGGGCGGATGCCGGTGCGGCGATATCCGGTTCGTGGCATCGGGGCGCCCTTATCGGGTCGGCATCTGCCATTGCCTGGATTGCCGCAAATATCACGGCGCCCTCTTTCATGCCTCGGCGATCTTCCCCGAGGACGCGGTGACGATCGAGGGCGAAGCCCGTGGCTATGACGGCCGCTTCTTCTGCCCCCGCTGCGGCTCGCCGGTCTTCGGGCGCAGCAAAGACGAGGTCGAGATCAACCTCGGCTCGCTGGATGCGCCGGACCAGTTCGTGCCGACCTACGAGCTCTGGACCATCCGCCGCGAATCCTGGCTCCCACCCTTTCCGCTGAGGAATCGATACGAGCGCAACCGCGACTCCGCCGGCCGATTCGAAGACTAG
- the dksA gene encoding RNA polymerase-binding protein DksA, with amino-acid sequence MSKQIILEADYKPSDDEPFMNDRQREYFRGKLIVWKDEILREAKETLVTLQKESENHPDIADRASSETDRAIELRARDRQRKLIAKIDAAISRIDDGSYGYCEETGEPISLKRLEARPIATLSLEAQERHERNERVFRDD; translated from the coding sequence ATGTCGAAGCAGATCATCCTCGAGGCGGATTACAAACCGAGCGATGACGAGCCGTTCATGAACGATCGTCAACGCGAGTATTTCCGCGGCAAGCTCATCGTCTGGAAGGACGAGATCCTGCGGGAGGCCAAGGAGACCCTGGTCACCCTGCAGAAGGAGAGCGAGAATCACCCGGACATCGCCGACCGGGCTTCCTCAGAAACCGACCGCGCGATCGAATTGCGCGCCCGCGACCGTCAACGCAAGCTGATCGCCAAGATCGACGCCGCCATCTCGCGGATCGACGACGGTTCCTACGGCTATTGCGAGGAGACCGGCGAACCGATCTCGCTGAAGCGCCTGGAAGCCCGCCCGATCGCGACGCTCTCGCTGGAAGCGCAGGAACGCCACGAGCGCAACGAGCGCGTCTTCCGCGACGATTGA
- a CDS encoding MBOAT family O-acyltransferase gives MLFNSFAFLLAFLPLALALHWGAERFAPSLRLPVLVVLSFAFYGYWDWRFLPLLALSIGLNWLIAEAFQKTKSGALITLAIVLNLAVLAVFKYFNFFADLAGMIPGLPAPKFDIALPLGISFFTFHHIMYLTDLRRGQAPRYDLVRYALYIAFFPQVLAGPLVRWREIMHQLDERPYQRPDAAERIARGLMLLTFGLAKKVLIGDPLAEYANPVFAAAAAGKVISLAEAWQATLAFTFQIYFDFSGYTDMALGLALLFGVVLPQNFEAPYRSLSIQDFWRRWHMTLSRFLRDYLYIPLGGSRAGLPTQIWALFATMALGGLWHGAGLTFVAWGVAHGLALIVALFWRRTKLPMPAALGWLLTFLFVALCWVLFRATNFQAALAIYKGLFGFAPIGTGFKWRALLPAAAFAIIGPTAWNLVHKLPPARWLAILCGLLFVIILLKIGEDANYEFIYFQF, from the coding sequence ATGCTCTTCAACTCCTTCGCCTTCCTGCTCGCCTTCCTGCCGCTCGCGCTCGCCCTTCACTGGGGTGCGGAGCGCTTTGCGCCGAGCCTGCGGCTGCCCGTGCTGGTCGTGCTGTCCTTCGCCTTCTACGGCTATTGGGACTGGCGCTTCCTGCCGTTGCTGGCGCTCTCGATCGGGCTGAACTGGCTGATCGCCGAAGCCTTCCAGAAGACGAAGTCGGGCGCGCTGATCACGCTTGCGATCGTCCTGAACCTCGCGGTGCTCGCGGTGTTCAAGTACTTCAACTTCTTCGCCGATCTCGCTGGAATGATTCCCGGATTGCCGGCGCCGAAATTCGACATCGCGCTGCCGCTCGGCATCTCCTTCTTCACCTTCCACCACATCATGTACCTGACGGATCTCAGGCGCGGGCAGGCGCCGCGCTATGATCTCGTCCGCTACGCGCTATACATCGCCTTCTTCCCGCAGGTGCTCGCCGGCCCGCTGGTGCGCTGGCGCGAGATCATGCACCAGCTCGACGAGCGGCCCTACCAGCGCCCCGACGCGGCCGAGCGGATCGCGCGCGGGCTGATGCTGCTGACTTTCGGCCTCGCCAAGAAGGTGCTGATCGGCGATCCCTTGGCGGAGTACGCCAACCCGGTCTTCGCTGCGGCCGCGGCTGGCAAGGTCATCAGCCTGGCGGAAGCCTGGCAGGCGACGCTTGCCTTCACCTTCCAGATCTATTTCGACTTCTCCGGCTATACCGACATGGCGCTGGGCCTCGCCCTGCTCTTCGGCGTCGTGCTGCCGCAGAATTTCGAGGCGCCCTATCGCTCGCTCTCGATCCAGGACTTCTGGCGCCGCTGGCACATGACGCTGTCGCGCTTCCTGCGCGACTATCTCTACATCCCGCTCGGCGGCTCGCGCGCCGGCCTCCCGACGCAGATTTGGGCGCTCTTCGCCACCATGGCGCTGGGCGGGCTCTGGCATGGCGCTGGCCTCACCTTCGTCGCCTGGGGCGTGGCGCATGGGCTGGCGCTGATCGTCGCGCTGTTCTGGCGCCGGACCAAGCTGCCGATGCCGGCGGCGCTCGGCTGGCTGCTGACCTTCCTGTTCGTGGCTTTGTGCTGGGTGCTGTTCCGGGCCACGAATTTCCAGGCCGCGCTCGCGATCTACAAGGGCCTGTTCGGCTTTGCGCCCATCGGCACCGGCTTCAAATGGCGCGCCCTGCTGCCGGCCGCCGCCTTCGCCATCATCGGCCCCACCGCCTGGAACCTCGTCCACAAATTGCCGCCGGCCCGCTGGCTCGCGATTTTGTGCGGGCTCCTGTTCGTCATCATCCTGCTGAAGATCGGCGAAGACGCCAATTATGAGTTCATCTACTTCCAGTTCTGA
- a CDS encoding CerR family C-terminal domain-containing protein produces MKATSDSDAGTREALIRAGLDLFGRHGFEASSIREIAQAAGVNSAGIAYHFGGKDGLRRACAEAVVATMKQRVFGAAAAMPPLDGLAPEMAAELLLGIVGRVTAFAAQAPESETIARFVVREMMEPTAAFETLYEGLVGPVHGQLCRLWAAATGMEPEAEATRLAVFATIGQVIYFRLARPAVMRRMGWSAIDAAESEAIAGVIRANLRASIASMREGRS; encoded by the coding sequence ATGAAAGCCACTTCAGACAGCGATGCAGGGACACGCGAGGCGCTGATCCGGGCCGGGCTCGACCTGTTCGGCCGGCACGGCTTCGAGGCGAGCTCGATCCGCGAGATCGCGCAGGCGGCCGGTGTCAACAGCGCCGGCATCGCCTATCATTTCGGCGGCAAGGACGGCCTGCGCCGGGCTTGTGCCGAAGCGGTCGTCGCGACGATGAAGCAGCGGGTCTTCGGCGCCGCTGCGGCGATGCCGCCGCTTGACGGGCTGGCGCCGGAGATGGCGGCGGAGCTGCTGCTCGGCATCGTCGGTCGCGTCACCGCCTTCGCCGCGCAGGCGCCGGAAAGCGAAACCATCGCCCGCTTCGTCGTCCGCGAGATGATGGAGCCGACCGCCGCCTTCGAGACGCTCTACGAGGGGCTGGTCGGGCCGGTCCATGGCCAGCTCTGCCGGCTCTGGGCGGCGGCAACCGGTATGGAGCCGGAGGCGGAGGCCACCAGGCTCGCGGTCTTCGCGACGATCGGGCAGGTCATCTATTTCCGGCTGGCACGGCCGGCCGTGATGCGGCGCATGGGCTGGAGCGCCATCGACGCGGCTGAGAGCGAGGCGATCGCCGGTGTCATCCGCGCCAATCTCCGCGCCAGCATCGCCAGCATGCGGGAGGGACGGTCATGA